The Gossypium hirsutum isolate 1008001.06 chromosome A03, Gossypium_hirsutum_v2.1, whole genome shotgun sequence genome contains the following window.
TCTTTAACTTCAAAAGCTTTTAAAATAATGGGCTTATAAAACATTCTAATTGAGGACTTAAAGTGTGAATATCATACAAATTAAGTTCTTCCCTGATCCAATTTAGGCGTTAAATGTTAACTCGCATATGATGTGGAATATATTTAAAAcacatatgtaaatattgtatgAACAGATTgaatattatgtatttaaaaaataaaaagtaaaaacttaatcagatttttatcttttaacttatgcattctactatttttttacAACATCATTTCCAAACTATTATAGGTAAGCacaactttaaatttttatattgcaTTTTAAATATGCCCCGCATTATATTCAAAAGGCTTAATTCATAAATTGGTACTTAAAATATGCTCATATTCTCATATTGGTATTTAACGGTTTTTTTATCAGAAGTGGTACCTGGACTATTTTTTTTCCCAAGTTGGTACCTTCATTAGTTAAACAGATAGTCAAAccttaagtctatttaaaataaagGCTTAACTCATAAATTGGTACTTAAACAATGTCATTTCCTCTCATTTTAGTACCTAAACATTTTGTTCACAAGTTACTACGTCTATTGTTAGTCAGACTGTTaagtctatttttttaaaataattaattaaaattttctatctagcaaaaaagtcaaaatattattttctttgtatatatatttatttaaaagttattaaaaatcataaaataaataaaaaggaaattttaaaaatcaagacaATTAGTTCAACCAGTTTTTTAGCTCGGTCCAATCTATTAATTTGGTCTAATTCTGAAAACATTGATTTTAATCAATGAAAGAACTTTGTTGATCCCATCAGGTCGAGCAAGTAggtgataaatttttaaaacaaaattaatcactttcgATCTTTAGTAAACCAATTTCGAACATTGCTGACATAGCCAGACATTCAAgggaataagaaagaaaaaatagaaaaaaaaataaagagataaataatgtaaaataaaataaaataattaacttttttaaaGGTTATATGACATGATAATCTATTATTAGctgtaatttttttaacatatataatgtTTTAATGTAAAGTGAGCAACAAAAGAATAGTTTAGGTATCacttatgataaaaaaaaaagtttaagtaccaacttaaaaaaaaaattgcttaaGTACTAATTTGTGGATTAAACCTTGTTCATTAATTGATTAACAAAATTACCAATTTAGTTAACAaagtaattgattaaataatgatatacttaattaaaatgttttaattgggGATTAATTTAAAATCAGTCCATAGCTTATGACCATTAAGTACAATTAATTCAAAttactatgaaaattttaacttgtaatttgataataaatttaaattttgtgtaattattttgattttgattttaatttaattatacatattttaataaataaatgtacctatttattttcatgttgaataaatataataatttgtaatttgtttataaataattgaataaaatcaaattttaatgcataaaattcagaAAATCTCATATGCAATTTTTAAATTCTATCACTTTTATGTACTAGAATGtactttttttagaaaattcttaCATATGTAATAATATTTCCGGAAACTGTCAAAAATAAGTCATTAATCTAATGATGAATATAATagtgttattttttatattgattaaaatagggataatataatttttgacaCCCGAATTTAGTAATTATGTTCACTTTGGTATTTGTAGGTTTTtttatcactttggtacttgaacttagcaactaaatttattttgatcTCTAAACTTGGATTCTGTCAATATCTAATAATGTGATTAGTGCTACTAGAACAAGTCCGGATCGATCGGGAAAACTGATTGGATCATGAATTGATTGATATAACAGAGTTAACAAATGAGTTAAAtcgattgaataaaaaattgCTTGGAAATGGTAAAAAAATGAAAGCTGGAACAAACATATGTAGTTGAACAGGTTGAATcggtttaataaaatttttaaagattgtttcatttaattatttaattattattgatctGGCGATTGAATCAATCAAATGGGTTAAATTAGGAACCTATGGTCTAACCGGTTTAACCAccaatttgattattaaaatacTAGGCGCGATATTATAAGATTATATCAAGTCATCACTGGgaaatttatataaacttttaaaagttCAAGTGATGTGTGGTATAATATCATAGTGTCTCATCAAACTTTTGTATTTTCAAGTTTAGGGTCCAAAATAGGCCTATTTGCAAAGTTTAAATGCCAAAATGGACTTAATTACTAAGTTTAGGGACTAACAATTATATTATGGCTTTAAAATAATCTTaacaaatcattttaaattttttgaataaaataccATTATTAATAGTAACCATGAAAAACAATAATACAAAGACAAATAGTACATCACTATAAATTAATGCACAAATGTCATGCCTACaaagtaatataaaaaaaaaggggaCAAATTGACAGTATTTACAACATTGGAATAATTTAGAAACAAACCAAAGATGAAACTTAATCAAATCATTGAAATTTACATTCTAGTCTCTCGCTATCATCAAATCAACCTGATGATGAATACCGGTCAAccaataaaaaaactttaaaaaacctCAAGAGACTCTGACTCATTGCATAAGTGATGCACAAGAGGTTAAGTATCAGATTGTCTATCGTTCTCctcatcattttaaatttatcaccATCAGTGTGATCTATTAAACGGTTTCTAATAGATTTGACGACACTCTTATATTGACAAATCTCAAAAATATGCctcaaaattaaaagtaaaaataaagccACATTTGCTTTTAAAGAAAATAACGTGGGCAAAACAAAAAACCATGAATAATATGAACAAAATAAAACTATGAAACAGTGGACAGAATAAAACTATAAAACTATGGACATGTGgattgaaattaaaaacaaaataaacttataaaaaaaatgttgaagaaATCACGACCAACAATCAATCCGAAAACTAATGCCACCGTCCACGAagcaaaaatgtaatttgaaaaaattgaatgGATAAAATATTTTTACGAAAAAAATAGATTCGACCAAtagaaattaattgaattaattcgtctaataattaaataaaaaagaagtaaagAATAGATTAAACTagcaaaaaaaccaaaaaaaataataattattgtttaaaagacgttttttttatatattttaaacagAAAATCgaatattttctttatgttttatattatctTTGATTCTTTTCAATATATTCTTATTTAATGTTTTacttagtattattattttatattttatatttaataaaacaattaaattgtttaatttatcggattaatttgaaaaattaaagtttaatagaTTTACTTATGAGAAATTCTATGTGGGAGTGCTCCCTAGAACCCCAAATGATTTTTCGGGAATTCTAGTGAGCACTTTTTACAGAGATCTTTTTGTGTCAATGTTAAAAGAAGAATATAAaagagaaattttattttttagtatttgaattttttttaatttttaaattgatacttaagttttttttttatgcaagttggtaattaaatttgatttctaTCACATATTTAGATACATTTCTTAACAACATTAAAATAAGATGACATGGAAactaatatataaaacaaaatataatatatttaattcgtaattaaatattatttaagattgaaaattaatttttgtatatatttaaaattggGTGCATGTCAAAATTTCTAAGGcaataccaaaaattttaaagatttatagaaaattttaaatagttatcAAAATTTCTCAGGTTATATAAAAAACTTCAAGGCTTTACCAAAATTTCTAagaatttatcaatatttttaaagatttccTTAGTTTCCCATACCCAAACAACTCaacattttgacatatcaaaatttctaatgatttatcaaaatttctaaGGCTTTGCCATAATTTCGAAGGGTTTATCAATATTTCTACAGATTTTCTTAGATTCTTAGACTCCACCAACACAACATTTTTTGCATACCAAAATTTCTTAggatttctcaaattttttagGATTTTACCAAATATCTAAAGATTTACCAAAAATTTTTAGGTTCtaccaaaattttcaatattttatcaaaatttctaaTGTTTTACCAATATGATCATCTCAACATTTTCGTGTActaatatttctaaaaatttaccaaattttataagaatttactaaaatttttaaagatttcatTAGTGTCTCGAACTTGATTAACTCAACATTTTTAGAGTTGGTGGGAAGTTCTATGTGGGAGCACTCCCTACAACCTCGATTTTTTtggggtaaattataaaaatagtcactttttgtttatcttagattatattttagtcacttacgtttaaaatgttacgttttagtaaCTTACATTATCATTTTGtcacgaagtggtcactctaccattGAACTCCTTTACCTCCCTAACAATAGTCCTACATGGTAATACAAATGTGTTTTAAATACCAACTTGGATGTCTAACGTGgaagtccaaattaaatttatttaattaaaaactttttttcATCCCAACAACTGGACAtacaagttggcatttaaaacccatttggactaccACGTAAGACCGCCGTTAGAGAGGTAACAGAGcttaatggtagagtgaccactttataacaaaacgataacatgagtgactaaaacataatatttcaaacataagtgactaaaatgtaatctgaggcaaacaaaagtgactatttttatagtttacccttttttaaCATGTTTAAAAGGTCAGATTGTTAAAGGCTTATATTGTCAAGGGACTTTTAATGTAATttaccaagaaaaaaaaacatgatgCAAATAGAGATAAGAGATGACGTGTCCTTTCTTGTGGCGTAAGCATATGACACTTGTGTATTTTAGCCACCTTTTAATAGTCTAGTAGTTGGGGTGTCTGCaagtattttcattatatttttgtaGGAAAAAGAAGTCCAAATCTTTGTAAGTTCTCCCCCTTCTTGAATGGCAGCTTATCGACGATGGGTTTCAGTTCTCTGTTGCCTCTCCTTGCTGGGCTCATTTGCTTCAGCTTCCACAATTAGCCTTCCTTCTGATTCTCGTAAAGTCTCCTTGACTTTGTATTACGAGTCCCTTTGCCCATACAGTGCCAATTTCATTGTCAATTACCTGCCCAAGCTCTTCAATGAGGATCTCATTTCCATCGTCGATCTCCGCCTCGTTCCTTGGGGAAACGCTAAGCTCAAAGGCAACGACACCTTTGATTGCCAGGTCTTTCTTATTGTGTTCCACTCTGTTTCAATTTAAAcaagctttttttttatttttttattttcaattgggATTTTATTCAATTATTGAAAAGGCAatgatatatttgtttattttttgttgcAGCATGGCCCTACTGAATGCTTGTTAAACACTGTGGAAGCTTGTGCAATTGATGCCTGGCCTAAACTGgtagatttttcatattttctcaatGTTTTAGTAGTTGATTTCGTCTCTTAAGTTTAATACTCTTTTTGGGTTGATTACAGGTACATACCAAACTATAAATTATCCCGAATTTTGAACTCCAAAATGGTGTAATTGAATCTTTATGTGAGTATGTATCGATAAGGTGTCAGCCTAGCCACATAGGTTAAATGTTAGCTCGGATGAACAAAAGAAATAgatatgtttaaaatttgatcCCTGTGTTTTAGAAATTCCCATATTAGAATCGAGGTGATATTTAATGTCGAAGGATCTGTATTTAAACTATTTTGAAGTTTAGGACCAATTTAAAACTTGAGCCATAGTTTAAGGACGTCTAGTGCAATATTTTTTTATGACAAAACATATCATGACTGGTATCTATGTTCCAACCTTATAAATATACAACATGGGTTATGTTAACTTCAAGCTTTTACGATGCAGAATGACCATTTCCCGTTTATCTATTGCGTTGAGAATTTGGAATTGGAGCGCAAGCCCCTTGAATGGGAATCGTGCTTTAAGAAATTGGGATTGGAATCAAAGCCCGTTAATGATTGTTATAAGAGTGGACTGGGGCAAAAGGTTAGTACTCTCTGCGCTACAATTTGACTATTTTCATTCATGTGATGTAATATGGATTATATTTGTTAGTCTTCTCCATAGAGTGTTCTATCTAGaatatgtttattttcatttttgtttttactaaacaattgaatatcctggTGCATAAATTAGTACAGATTCGTAGAACCTGAGATGTTTGCACTGAGTATCCCTTAAAGAAGTTTAATATGTAACCTCAACTTTGACTTGTAATCTTATGATACACTTGATTTGAGATTTATGGTGCACGAGAAAAGTGCTTCATCATGATCTCTGTACCCTTAATAATAGACATATTCTTTTGTTCTCCAAATGATTTTAGCGAAGGTTATATGACATGTTATCATGTTTAGTAGCCCTTAAAAAAGTTTAACTTGTAACCACAACTTTGACTTGTAATTTTATGATACTCTTGATTTGAGATTTGTGGTGCACGAGGAAAGTGTTTCATCTTGATATCATTAGTTCAGTACCAATAATAATATACATCTTCAGTTCTTTTGTTCTCCAAAATTTCAATTGGTTCTAGCGTAGGGGATATAACATGCTGTTGTGGTATTTCCTACTTTGATTTGGAGCACCTGAAAAGAAACTTTTTTGTAAAGAAAAGTGCTTCTACTTTAGCGATTCCTATGTCAACTCTGCTAAAGTGTTGATTGttatgtgattttgtgaaatCACTATTGGAACTGAAAAATCAGAAAGCCATAAATGGAGCTTCACCTGCTCGACCGAGTGAGAGTagaatgagaagaaaaaaaaaaaaaaaaagaagcagcaGCACTGCTCGGCTTTGTAATTATTTTCATTacttataaattgttttaatgtATTAACTCTTGGATTATGGCTTTTATCACTGTGAATAGGGTAACTGTATAACTTCACAAGCACCTGTTATTTGTTGTGTACAAAACAATCAGTGATAGAACTGGACATTTAGTGTTGTGTTCTTAGCAGATCATTCTAAGTTTTGGAGATTTACATGTCTGTCAGCTtctgtgatttttgttgtttagtTGTCCTTTATTGGTATTTGAAATACTGTCCTTGCATAGTTTGTTTATATTCCTTAGAGACAATAGATAATGATTTTAGGTCATTATGTCATTTTGATCCTTTCCTGCATGCTTAATTGGGTGGCTTAGTAAGGAATTGCTATCTTTATGCAGCTTGATCTACAATATGCAGCTGAAACAAGTGCCCTTGAACCACCTCATACATATGTACCTTGGGTTGTTGTGGATGGGCAACCACTTTACGAGGTTTGTTTCCTTGACTATCAAATTGATTGATTATCCTAATTACTTGTTCATTACTCAGATGTGTGATTTTGATCAACATCGTTATTGATGGTTTTCATGATAAAAAGGATGTTATATCTGTGATCACATTACAGGACTATGAAAACTATATAAGCTATGTGTGCAAGGCTTATAAAGGTGCTAATATGCCCAAGGCTTGTAGTGGACTGACCTTCAATCAAATCTACAATAGGAAAACTATCCATCCAGTTTGCTATAAGGAGATACCACCATTAACATTGTCATCAAGAACCATATCAACTGTTATGTCATGGATACGGAAGATAGTAACTTCTATGTAATTGTTTCAGTTTTAAGGATGCATTTCAAACCttgttaatataattatatatctaTGTATTGACGGTTAACTGTTAAGCACTATGCTGAAGTTTATGTAAGTTGTGCTCAACTGCTTTTGCTAGTGTTTGAATCAGAATGTGGTCTTCGTTAAATTGCATATATAATGAAAAatctttatgaaaattatgtttgTTCTGCTGATGGAAGATAAATTTCGAAGATCAAGCTGCTTCTCATCACTGGTAGgcattttatgtattttattttcagttttttatGGAGAGAAGTCCACGGTAAAATAATTTGCTTAGGTGAATTTCTGGGATCAGTTATTTAGATGTTGGAGTTATTCGCCGAATATTTGCATGGATGGCAATAGACCAAGGGATGGTTACATTAAAATACACGGTAAAATAAATAACTTCTTTGTCTGATACGCACacatatagagagagagagatcaAATTACAAAGCATATGAGGAGCATAACATGGAGAAAGTCACTTGGTCCAAGCATCTACGAACTCCACTTGACCTGCCattaacttattcatcatatgTGATTGAGGTCTCCAAGTCATTGCTGACATAAAGCTGAGGGACGTGAGCAATTTTAGGCCACTCTTCACCAGTTTGTTTCATGCATCTTTTGCCTAATTTTGGACACCCTGTGATGCCCACTTGTTTGAGTGCAGCAAGCTGTTGCATCCCTTGGGGTAGAGACAACAGCTTTGGGCAATCTACAATCCTGAGCGTTTGAAGCGACACGAGATATCGGAACCACCTTGGTAATGTTGAGAGATTCTCTAACCCGATGATGTACAACTGCTGCAGAGTCTTGGCGGATCCTAGAAGGATCCATTGCGGAAGTGACACCACTTTCGGCAATCCTCGAATAAACAATTTCTGAAGGCTTCCGGCTTGTTCCCCTTCAAGTTCCTGCCCCATACAGAGATCAAGCTTCTCACATTCACTGATGACCAAAATCTGTAAAGCAGTCAGGTATTTCAAACCTGGTGGCAA
Protein-coding sequences here:
- the LOC107963854 gene encoding gamma-interferon-responsive lysosomal thiol protein, with amino-acid sequence MAAYRRWVSVLCCLSLLGSFASASTISLPSDSRKVSLTLYYESLCPYSANFIVNYLPKLFNEDLISIVDLRLVPWGNAKLKGNDTFDCQHGPTECLLNTVEACAIDAWPKLNDHFPFIYCVENLELERKPLEWESCFKKLGLESKPVNDCYKSGLGQKLDLQYAAETSALEPPHTYVPWVVVDGQPLYEDYENYISYVCKAYKGANMPKACSGLTFNQIYNRKTIHPVCYKEIPPLTLSSRTISTVMSWIRKIVTSM